TGATAATCCGAGGAATCCTACACAACGGCAATTAATTAGTCTTACTGAACGGAATTAGGTTAATTTACCAATTGTTAAGAGTGATAgttttttcgataaataattgtggtgtttatattttcagtccaAAATGGGACGCCGGCCAGCGAGGTGGTAAGTCGTCATGACTCGCATTTTCTAAtttaggaaaaaagaaataatcgaaAAGAGAAATAATCGTGGTACCTTTATTCCTGACCAACGATTGCTTTAATTGACTCGAGCTACGAATTAATCCGAGGCTCTAACAAAATTCCCTTTTTTGTGTCAACGCAGGTGTATGCCAAGCTTCGAAGTGCACTGTTCTGTATTTAACCCATTACTGCCTCTTCATTTACTCGCTTATTTTGAAGTTCTCTGTAATtgtcgcgaaaattttgctAATAAGAGTTGCAATTCCAGACCATTAGTCAACTGTAGAGAATTTTGTGGAACTGAAAGTTCGACATGATCATAACATAACCTCGTTAACACTGGTGTCTAACCTGTTTCGCAATATGTatcatttaatttataatttatacaatcAGATGTCATTGTTGCAATACGCTTTGAGATAAAGGTTTGGGAATCTAAGTGCTGTGTAAATATGTTATAAATCAAATACTGATGagaatttttgttaaattacaGTTATCGCTACTGCAAGAACAAACCATATCCTAAGTCTCGTTTCTGTCGGGGTGTCCCTGACCCAAAGATTCGTATCTTTGACTTGGGAAAGAAGAAGGCATGTGTCGAAGACTTTCCACTCTGCGTTCATTTGGTTTCTGACGAATATGAACAGCTTAGCTCAGAAGCTCTAGAAGCAGGTCGTATTTGCTGCAACAAATACATGGTCAAAAATGCTGGCAAAGATCAGTTCCACATTAGGATGCGACTCCACCCTTTCCACGTCATTCGCATCAACAAAATGTTGTCATGCGCTGGAGCTGATAGGTAAATTACGTGAACAATAGTAACTCATTTATCCAACAACGGAATATTATCTACTTAGATCGAAAATTAATGCTACAAATTTGTTCAACTATCTAGGCTCCAAACTGGGATGAGAGGAGCCTTTGGTAAGCCTCAAGGTACTGTTGCTCGTGTCCGAATCGGGCAGCCGATCATGAGTGTGCGCTCATCGGACCGTCACAAGGCGGTAGTTATCGAGGCTCTACGGCGTGCCAAGTTCAAGTTCCCTGGTCGTCAAAAGATCTACGTTTCTAAGAAGTGGGGATTTACCAAGTACGAACGTGCTGAATACGAGGATCTGAAGGTAGCTGGTCGTCTTGCCCAAGATGGCTGCAATGTCAAATATCTTCCAGAGCACGGACCCCTAGACGCGTGGAAGAAGTTCAGAGAAAGCCTGGCCAGTGCCTAATCTGAGCCAAACACTTCTGTAAATGTGGtctcaataaattttattccgacTAATTGAAATTGTGCGTTTTTTACTATTATACCTCGTTATGTTGCAGGAAGATGCATGCTATAAGTTCAGTATCAATTCCAGATCTTTTTTTGCCAATTTACCATTTCCATGGTGAATAGTACAAAGTTCGCTTTTATAATAGATCCATTGTTACAGGTATAAGTGTTCTACAGATGTAGCAGATGATCATCTGTTCGGAGTTCATAATAAAATAGGTATAATGTGAAAAGGATGGTACTGTGAttttaagaatttattttacaaatgaTTAGAACGCCATATCCTACGTAACTCATTACAAATCAGTAACGtcatagaaaataaaagttgagTGAGATTACGCGTCCATAAAGTTATCAATTGTAAATTATGTACAggaataaatttaacaaaaaatatccaaaaattggaaatatagTTCACTAAAATACTTTGTTAGTAAAATGATTAGAAAGTACCTAATTAcctaattaaaatttgaaaaatacaatattaaGGGAATGTATGGCCCAATTTTATAACACAACTGTTCAAGCTGCCCTAGGCTACCTGCATTTAACTTTGAAAGTTAAAAGAATACATCTGACAGATGAATTGCactttgaaacttttttgccAACGAAAGATGTAGGTATCATTATTGTTCGACTGTTTAACGAGTTTGTGGTAACAAGTTTTAAACTtagtgtaaatttttctcattagtACGATCCACGTTCTTCACACTTCCGTTTTCTACTTGCAATTCGTCATCGATATCCAAATCATCTATAGGCTCTATGTTATGCATCGGATGAAGACTAGTATCCAATGCTTCTGTGCTTGTAACTGCGTCCAATAAAGGAGATAGTTTCTCTGCTTCACTATCATCATCTTGTCCCTGAAAACGTTGACgaaattatttgagaaatgaaTCTCTCAGTTTGTTAGCAGCAAAAGAACTACTTTACCTCATCGATAGCAGTTGATTGCTTCTCATTAACGAGTCTTAATGTGTCTCTTGTACGAAGGGCCGTTTTGTCACGTGGACGACTAATTACTTTGGCTCGTGCAACTGGAGAACGACTGCGAAGATCTTTTTGAGAACCAGAAATTTCATCCCTTGCAAGTAGAACAGACATTCGGAACTCGGGTGTTGCACAAGGCATACCACTAGTTCTTGGTGACTTCTCCGTATCTTTTGGAGATGCATGTTTCGAAACTGGCGTACGCTCAGCTGATCTAAAAAAAGTTCTTGTTTCTACCATCCTACTATGATCTACAATCTATACAATTTAACCCTTTAAGATTACACCTTTGATTCATGGATATACAAGTTTGAGCTTGGAATCCCATCCTATTCTTTCGTTCTCATACAAGTTTGATAAGTTTTACGCGTCAGTCACCAAGAAAAAGTGATAAATTACCATTAGATTATCGTTTTCTTATCAAGTAACCTAATATTAGGGTTAGttttaagaaaatattttctttttgtacacGTGCATTATTGTTGTAGTGAACATTATTTTAAGATGCAGTTAAAGGGTTAAATGTGTTAGACATGGAATGTTCATGATTTTAGAGATGCGTGGAGTTTTGTTAGAGGCATGTGAGGGTGAAAGCAGTAAAGGACggttatttgaatttcaataatgGCTAGAAAATAGTATATTAAAATCTTCATCATTTTACTGACATACcgatttaaaatttcagcAGCTTGAATAGCACTGGCTGTGTCTGTGTCAGGAGTATCCAGGGACTCAATTGGTAGGACCGTTGCTCTTGGTGTATAAGGGC
The Neodiprion fabricii isolate iyNeoFabr1 chromosome 5, iyNeoFabr1.1, whole genome shotgun sequence genome window above contains:
- the LOC124183442 gene encoding 60S ribosomal protein L10, with the translated sequence MGRRPARCYRYCKNKPYPKSRFCRGVPDPKIRIFDLGKKKACVEDFPLCVHLVSDEYEQLSSEALEAGRICCNKYMVKNAGKDQFHIRMRLHPFHVIRINKMLSCAGADRLQTGMRGAFGKPQGTVARVRIGQPIMSVRSSDRHKAVVIEALRRAKFKFPGRQKIYVSKKWGFTKYERAEYEDLKVAGRLAQDGCNVKYLPEHGPLDAWKKFRESLASA